The Procambarus clarkii isolate CNS0578487 chromosome 24, FALCON_Pclarkii_2.0, whole genome shotgun sequence genome includes a region encoding these proteins:
- the LOC123752113 gene encoding uncharacterized protein — MVVTLWPCSRPPGLATRPPRLAPGLQALLLTSTTCYSASRPCYPASTPCSRPPGLVPGLHALLLTSTPCYSASRPCYPASRPCYPASRPCYPASTPCYPASTPCSRPPRFATGIHVLPPASTLCSRPPRLATRPPRLATRPPRLATRPPRLAPGLHALLSASTPGYPASTPSYPASTPGYPASTPCPRPPRLALGFNCVLY; from the coding sequence ATGGTGGTTACCCTGTGGCCTTGTTCCCGGCCTCCAGGCCTTGCTACCCGGCCTCCACGCCTTGCTCCCGGCCTCCAGGCCTTGCTCCTGACATCCACGACTTGCTACTCGGCCTCCAGGCCTTGCTACCCGGCCTCCACGCCTTGCTCCCGGCCTCCAGGCCTGGTTCCCGGCCTCCACGCCTTGCTCCTGACATCCACGCCTTGCTACTCGGCCTCCAGGCCTTGCTACCCGGCCTCCAGGCCTTGCTACCCGGCCTCCAGGCCTTGCTACCCGGCCTCCACGCCTTGCTACCCGGCCTCCACGCCTTGCTCCCGGCCTCCACGCTTTGCTACCGGCATCCACGTCTTGCCCCCGGCCTCCACGCTTTGCTCTCGGCCTCCACGCCTTGCTACCCGGCCTCCACGCCTTGCTACCCGGCCTCCACGCCTTGCTACCCGGCCTCCACGTCTTGCCCCCGGCCTCCACGCTTTGCTCTCGGCCTCCACGCCTGGCTACCCGGCCTCCACGCCTTCCTACCCGGCCTCCACGCCTGGCTACCCGGCCTCCACGCCTTGCCCCCGGCCTCCACGCCTTGCCCTCGGATTCAACTGTGTCCTCTACTGA